One Bubalus bubalis isolate 160015118507 breed Murrah chromosome 10, NDDB_SH_1, whole genome shotgun sequence genomic window carries:
- the RIPPLY2 gene encoding protein ripply2 isoform X2, whose product MEIAKRTESRSGQCVHLCRPPPAPDLPMQHRGADSGYRALAPPRAYPAPSLPPAPSRLLPSDLPAPHPPRPGSAAVRSPGSRFASSLRVLCSPPRRSAVFWRPWVDDGGEKEQEAPHHAVEAMPDGPGITDASGKLSQYRHPVRIKNGVRNCGLQQTEQINKWNLRRKRKWKRNENPKDYRTVKAIESYST is encoded by the exons ATGGAGATCGCGAAACGTACGGAGAGCAGAAGCGGCCAGTGCGTGCACCTCTGTCGCCCGCCGCCAGCTCCAGATCTTCCGATGCAGCACAGGGGCGCGGACTCCGGGTACAGAGCCTTGGCCCCGCCTCGCGCTTACCCCGCTCCATCCCTCCCGCCTGCCCCTTCCCGGCTCCTCCCCTCGGATCTTCCAGCCCCACACCCTCCCCGCCCTGGCTCAGCTGCGGTCAGGTCTCCTGGGTCTAGGTTCGCATCTTCTCTGCGCGTCTTGTGCTCCCCACCTCGCAGATCCGCAGTCTTCTGGAGACCGTGGGTTGACGACGGAggagagaaggagcaggaggcGCCGCACCACGCCGTGGAGGCG ATGCCAGATGGCCCCGGAATAACGGACGCCTCAGGAAAGCTTTCCCAATACAGACACCCAGTCAG AATCAAGAATGGTGTTCGCAATTGCGGTTTACAGCAAACCGAACAAATCAACAAATGGAACTTGAGAcggaagagaaaatggaaacgTAATGAAAATCCCAAAGATTACAGGACCGTAAAAGCGATCGAAAGTTATTCGACCTAA
- the RIPPLY2 gene encoding protein ripply2 isoform X1, whose product MEIAKRTESRSGQCVHLCRPPPAPDLPMQHRGADSGYRALAPPRAYPAPSLPPAPSRLLPSDLPAPHPPRPGSAAVRSPGSRFASSLRVLCSPPRRSAVFWRPWVDDGGEKEQEAPHHAVEAMPDGPGITDASGKLSQYRHPVRLFWPKSKCYDYLYQEAEALLKNFPIQATISFYEDSDSEDETEELICEN is encoded by the exons ATGGAGATCGCGAAACGTACGGAGAGCAGAAGCGGCCAGTGCGTGCACCTCTGTCGCCCGCCGCCAGCTCCAGATCTTCCGATGCAGCACAGGGGCGCGGACTCCGGGTACAGAGCCTTGGCCCCGCCTCGCGCTTACCCCGCTCCATCCCTCCCGCCTGCCCCTTCCCGGCTCCTCCCCTCGGATCTTCCAGCCCCACACCCTCCCCGCCCTGGCTCAGCTGCGGTCAGGTCTCCTGGGTCTAGGTTCGCATCTTCTCTGCGCGTCTTGTGCTCCCCACCTCGCAGATCCGCAGTCTTCTGGAGACCGTGGGTTGACGACGGAggagagaaggagcaggaggcGCCGCACCACGCCGTGGAGGCG ATGCCAGATGGCCCCGGAATAACGGACGCCTCAGGAAAGCTTTCCCAATACAGACACCCAGTCAG ACTATTTTGGCCAAAATCAAAGTGTTATGATTACTTATATCAAGAAGCAGAAGCTCTTCTGAAAAATTTTCCAATTCAAGCCACAATTTCATTTTATGAAGATTCTGATAGTGAAGACGAAACTGAGGAGCTGATCTGTGAAAATTAA